Proteins encoded in a region of the Nicotiana tomentosiformis chromosome 9, ASM39032v3, whole genome shotgun sequence genome:
- the LOC104103831 gene encoding glycine-rich protein-like — MGFKAFVVLSFALAIFVFITSDVAARELAESSTNSLEISKESEKKNEVNDAKYPGGGYGGYPGGGYGGYPGGGYRGYPGGGYGGYPGGGRGRGRGGYGGEYCRYGCCGRRDYNGCRRCCYDKGEALVTEAKPHN; from the exons ATGGGATTTAAAGCATTTGTAGTTCTAAGCTTTGCTTTGGCTATTTTTGTGTTTATAACCTCAGATGTTGCAGCTAGGGAGTTGGCTGAGAGCTCCACCAATTCTTTGGAAATCT CAAAGGAATCCGAGAAGAAAAATGAGGTAAATGACGCCAAGTATCCAGGAGGAGGATATGGAGGGTACCCTGGAGGCGGTTATGGAGGGTACCCCGGAGGTGGGTACCGAGGGTACCCTGGAGGCGGGTATGGTGGGTACCCTGGTGGTGGACGTGGACGTGGACGTGGAGGTTATGGAGGCGAATATTGCCGTTATGGTTGTTGCGGCCGCCGCGATTACAATGGCTGCAGGAGGTGCTGCTACGACAAAGGTGAAGCCCTGGTCACTGAAGCTAAGCCTCACAACTAA